Proteins encoded within one genomic window of Cellulomonas flavigena DSM 20109:
- the tatA gene encoding Sec-independent protein translocase subunit TatA → MIRNISAWHVIIVLVVVLLLFGANRLPALAKSIGQSMKIFKNEVKDLTDDGRRDGTSSSAPETVADGSTDVPPPPPAAPPAPPRP, encoded by the coding sequence ATGATCAGGAACATCAGTGCCTGGCACGTGATCATCGTGCTGGTGGTGGTCCTCCTGCTGTTCGGGGCGAACCGGCTCCCCGCGCTCGCCAAGAGCATCGGCCAGTCGATGAAAATCTTCAAGAACGAGGTCAAGGACCTCACGGACGACGGCCGACGCGACGGTACGTCGTCGTCGGCGCCGGAGACGGTCGCCGACGGCTCCACGGACGTCCCGCCGCCACCTCCGGCGGCGCCGCCGGCCCCGCCGCGTCCCTGA
- the tatC gene encoding twin-arginine translocase subunit TatC has product MPLREHLRELRRRVVLIALGLLVGGVAGWLVYEPVFQLLQQPILDVAEARGQRVSLNFQGVATAFDVQVKVSLFLGVLVTAPWWIFQLWAFITPGLTTKERRYAVGFLAVAVPLFFAGAALAWWALPNAVRLLTDFAPAETTNWVDAQLYLSFVMRVVLAFGVGFLLPVVMVALNFAGLVRARTWLAGWRWAVLLAFVFAAIATPTPDAVTMLAVAIPICLLFGAALGVCVLHDRRLDRRLVAQGLPRLDGTGPDESPAPASGA; this is encoded by the coding sequence ATGCCCCTGCGGGAGCACCTGCGCGAGCTGCGCCGCCGCGTCGTGCTCATCGCGCTCGGCCTGCTCGTCGGCGGCGTGGCCGGGTGGCTCGTGTACGAGCCCGTCTTCCAGCTGCTGCAGCAGCCGATCCTCGACGTCGCCGAGGCCCGCGGGCAGCGCGTCTCCCTGAACTTCCAGGGAGTGGCGACCGCGTTCGACGTGCAGGTGAAGGTGTCCCTGTTCCTGGGTGTGCTGGTCACGGCGCCGTGGTGGATCTTCCAGCTCTGGGCGTTCATCACCCCCGGGCTGACCACCAAGGAACGCCGCTACGCGGTCGGGTTCCTCGCCGTGGCCGTGCCGCTGTTCTTCGCCGGTGCCGCCCTCGCGTGGTGGGCCCTGCCCAACGCCGTGCGCCTGCTGACCGACTTCGCACCTGCGGAGACGACGAACTGGGTCGACGCGCAGCTCTACCTCAGCTTCGTCATGCGGGTGGTCCTCGCGTTCGGCGTCGGCTTCCTGCTGCCCGTGGTCATGGTCGCCCTCAACTTCGCCGGCCTGGTGCGTGCCCGCACCTGGCTGGCGGGGTGGCGCTGGGCGGTGCTGCTCGCGTTCGTCTTCGCCGCGATCGCCACGCCGACGCCCGACGCCGTGACGATGCTCGCCGTCGCGATCCCGATCTGCCTGCTCTTCGGTGCCGCACTCGGCGTGTGCGTGCTCCACGACCGCCGGCTCGACCGGCGCCTCGTCGCCCAGGGGCTGCCTCGCCTCGACGGCACCGGACCCGACGAGTCCCCGGCGCCGGCGAGCGGCGCGTGA
- a CDS encoding diacylglycerol/lipid kinase family protein — protein sequence MSTLGLVVNPVAGTGRGGAVGRRARRLLERAGHDVHDLSAPTLAQATERARQAATSGLDALVVVGGDGMVHLGVGVVAGTDLPLGIVAVGTGNDVARSFGLPRGDVDRAVAVVDAALRAGPRRVDAVRVTRPDGPAQWYAGVLSCGLDAAVNARANTLTWPHGHLRYLRALVPELAAFRPYGYRVEVDGTVWESAGTLVAVASTPWFGGGLPIAPDAVPDDGLLDVVLAGPFTRRGALGIFPRIYRGRHVDDPRVRVVRGRRVVVEHAPGLGPPPPAAFADGEPLGPAPLVVDVVPAALGVLG from the coding sequence GTGAGCACCCTCGGCCTGGTCGTCAACCCCGTCGCCGGCACGGGCCGCGGCGGGGCGGTGGGACGCCGCGCGCGCCGGCTGCTCGAGCGCGCGGGCCACGACGTCCACGACCTGTCGGCACCGACCCTCGCCCAGGCGACGGAGCGGGCGCGACAGGCCGCGACCTCCGGGCTCGACGCGCTCGTCGTCGTCGGTGGCGACGGCATGGTCCACCTCGGTGTCGGCGTCGTCGCCGGCACGGACCTGCCGCTGGGCATCGTGGCCGTCGGGACAGGAAACGACGTCGCGCGGTCGTTCGGTCTGCCGCGCGGTGACGTGGACCGTGCCGTCGCCGTCGTCGACGCCGCCCTGCGCGCCGGTCCCCGGCGCGTCGACGCCGTGCGCGTCACCCGGCCCGACGGGCCCGCGCAGTGGTACGCCGGCGTGCTGTCGTGCGGTCTCGACGCGGCCGTCAACGCCCGCGCCAACACCCTCACCTGGCCTCACGGGCACCTGCGCTACCTGCGCGCCCTCGTACCGGAGCTCGCCGCCTTCCGCCCCTACGGGTACCGCGTCGAGGTCGACGGCACCGTGTGGGAGTCCGCGGGCACGCTCGTCGCCGTCGCCAGCACGCCGTGGTTCGGCGGGGGGCTGCCGATCGCCCCCGACGCGGTCCCCGACGACGGTCTCCTCGATGTCGTGCTCGCCGGACCCTTCACGCGCCGCGGCGCCCTCGGGATCTTCCCGCGCATCTACCGCGGCCGGCACGTCGACGACCCCCGTGTCCGCGTGGTGCGGGGCCGCCGGGTCGTCGTCGAGCACGCGCCCGGGCTCGGACCGCCCCCGCCGGCGGCGTTCGCCGACGGCGAGCCGCTGGGCCCGGCACCCCTCGTCGTCGACGTCGTGCCCGCGGCGCTCGGCGTGCTCGGGTAG